The proteins below come from a single Beutenbergia cavernae DSM 12333 genomic window:
- a CDS encoding AI-2E family transporter, which produces MTTPPAGPGGSPLTLRAEPRGAPTSRRPPRWLPRALAMGVVAVFVGILSWYALGSLQGLGVNLVIAFFVALALEPAVVWLVRHGWRRGAAAGVALLGSIIVIAVVLALFGNLFVQQLIQLVSNLPDVYATIQEWVEGQFGVVVPDSDDLIRQALEQWGDDVASGALAVGAGIVGGLFAASVILLVAYYLLAAGPKFRASICRWLTPNRQEEVLRMWEITQVKVSDFINTRIVLAALSTTFTFVFLLIMGTPYALPLAVFTGVVSQFVPTIGTYIGGALPVVVALAAQGIGYGLAVTAFIVGYQQVENLIFSPKVSARALEMNPAVSFVAVLAFGAVFGPLGAFLALPIAATIQAIGNTYMRRHELIDSHMLRDPDSHHEGHEGHEGHDRKKPGEPHDAPAG; this is translated from the coding sequence ATGACGACGCCACCCGCGGGCCCCGGCGGATCTCCCCTCACGCTTCGTGCGGAACCCCGTGGCGCCCCGACGAGCCGACGCCCTCCGCGGTGGCTGCCCCGCGCGCTGGCGATGGGTGTCGTGGCCGTCTTCGTCGGGATCCTGTCCTGGTACGCCCTGGGCTCCCTGCAGGGGCTCGGCGTCAACCTCGTCATCGCGTTCTTCGTAGCGCTCGCGCTCGAGCCCGCCGTCGTGTGGCTGGTGCGCCACGGATGGCGCCGCGGAGCGGCGGCGGGCGTGGCGCTCCTCGGGTCGATCATCGTCATCGCCGTCGTGCTCGCCCTGTTCGGGAACCTGTTCGTGCAACAGCTGATCCAGCTGGTCAGCAACCTGCCGGACGTGTACGCCACGATCCAGGAGTGGGTCGAGGGCCAGTTCGGCGTCGTCGTGCCGGACTCGGACGACCTCATCCGCCAGGCGCTCGAGCAGTGGGGCGACGACGTCGCCTCGGGTGCGCTCGCCGTCGGCGCCGGGATCGTGGGCGGCCTCTTCGCGGCGTCGGTCATCCTGCTCGTCGCGTACTACCTCCTCGCGGCCGGCCCGAAGTTCCGGGCGTCGATCTGCCGGTGGCTGACGCCGAACCGCCAGGAGGAAGTCCTGCGGATGTGGGAGATCACGCAGGTCAAGGTGTCGGACTTCATCAACACGCGCATCGTGCTCGCTGCGCTGTCGACGACGTTCACGTTCGTCTTCCTGCTCATCATGGGGACGCCCTACGCGCTCCCGCTCGCCGTGTTCACCGGCGTCGTCTCCCAGTTCGTGCCGACGATCGGCACCTACATCGGCGGCGCGCTGCCCGTCGTCGTCGCCCTCGCTGCCCAGGGCATCGGGTACGGCCTCGCCGTCACCGCGTTCATCGTCGGGTACCAGCAGGTCGAGAACCTCATCTTCTCGCCGAAGGTCTCCGCCCGTGCGCTCGAGATGAACCCCGCGGTCTCCTTCGTCGCCGTCCTCGCGTTCGGGGCCGTGTTCGGGCCGCTCGGCGCATTCCTGGCGCTGCCCATCGCCGCCACGATCCAAGCCATCGGGAACACGTACATGCGCCGGCACGAGCTCATCGACTCCCACATGCTCCGCGACCCCGACTCCCACCACGAGGGCCACGAGGGCCACGAGGGCCACGACAGGAAGAAGCCGGGCGAGCCGCACGACGCTCCCGCGGGCTGA
- a CDS encoding GNAT family N-acetyltransferase, with protein MTPTTRTTSASDVVVRPYTDDDGESWMRCRLLAFAHTQYYDDVRISPALDGPALRIVAEVRGDVVGLLDIEIDAEEHAATIDSVAVLPDHAGRGIASRMLDAALPLLGDGIATLDAWTREDAAANAWYGARGFTERFRYLHVYKGWDDPADGFTTPDGLSRPVTAFLHADIEREAELRERFSRVYVCRQYVRALSAPRARA; from the coding sequence ATGACCCCCACCACTCGTACCACCTCGGCGAGCGACGTCGTCGTCCGCCCCTACACCGATGACGACGGCGAGAGCTGGATGCGGTGCCGGCTGCTCGCCTTCGCGCACACGCAGTACTACGACGACGTCCGCATCTCGCCTGCTCTCGACGGACCGGCTCTGCGGATCGTGGCCGAGGTGCGGGGCGACGTCGTCGGCCTTCTCGACATCGAGATCGACGCCGAGGAGCACGCGGCGACCATCGACTCCGTCGCCGTGCTGCCCGACCACGCGGGGCGCGGGATCGCGTCGCGGATGCTCGACGCGGCGCTGCCGCTGCTCGGCGACGGGATCGCGACGCTGGACGCGTGGACCCGTGAGGACGCCGCGGCGAACGCCTGGTACGGCGCTCGCGGGTTCACGGAGCGGTTCCGCTACCTGCACGTCTACAAGGGCTGGGACGACCCGGCCGACGGCTTCACGACGCCGGACGGGCTGAGCCGGCCGGTGACGGCGTTCCTGCACGCCGACATCGAGCGCGAGGCCGAGCTGCGTGAGCGGTTCTCCCGGGTGTACGTGTGCCGGCAGTACGTGCGGGCACTGTCCGCCCCTCGGGCGAGGGCGTGA
- a CDS encoding TetR/AcrR family transcriptional regulator: MSDQPTRNEAGRRARERLVDAAERLVATRGPEVPVRQITRAAGQRNNSAVTYHFGSRAGLLDAVWTRRTQRVNADRSAMMDELAADGRDADLHALVEAHVLPMAREIGAGLPSYWARFNEVTLAAMPLAFLDTFDADLAQRVETEVPLRTLSDLFHRMRKHVADGAEPAAGLQVALMVRFVIAALASWERDQEAGRVDAASLEEFAHGLVELGHEMLVHPNRHLADAVAHVGRA, encoded by the coding sequence GTGTCCGATCAGCCCACGCGCAACGAGGCCGGCCGCCGCGCTCGCGAGCGGCTCGTCGACGCCGCCGAGCGCCTCGTCGCCACCCGTGGCCCCGAGGTGCCGGTCAGACAGATCACCCGGGCCGCCGGCCAGCGCAACAACTCCGCCGTGACGTACCACTTCGGCTCGCGCGCCGGTCTCCTGGACGCCGTGTGGACCCGGAGAACCCAGCGCGTCAACGCCGACCGGTCCGCGATGATGGACGAGCTCGCCGCCGACGGCCGCGACGCCGACCTCCACGCGCTGGTCGAGGCCCACGTCCTGCCGATGGCGCGAGAGATCGGCGCCGGGCTCCCCAGCTACTGGGCGCGCTTCAACGAGGTCACGCTCGCCGCGATGCCGCTCGCGTTCCTCGACACGTTCGACGCCGATCTCGCGCAGCGCGTCGAGACGGAGGTGCCGCTGCGCACGCTGAGCGACCTGTTCCATCGCATGCGCAAGCACGTCGCCGACGGTGCCGAACCGGCCGCCGGCCTGCAGGTCGCGCTCATGGTGCGGTTCGTGATCGCCGCGCTCGCGAGCTGGGAGCGGGACCAGGAGGCCGGCCGGGTCGACGCCGCGTCGCTCGAGGAGTTCGCGCACGGGCTCGTCGAGCTCGGGCACGAGATGCTCGTCCACCCGAACCGGCACCTCGCGGACGCCGTGGCGCACGTCGGCCGCGCGTAG